Proteins from a genomic interval of Bradyrhizobium sp. CCGB01:
- a CDS encoding chemotaxis protein CheW gives MAATSQYLTLGLAGETFGISIRNVREILDMRPISRLPHAPNFLLGMIDVRGSGYPIVDLRTKLGLPTVEATEATRIIILDVPMKDRLVGVGFVADCVFEVTDIDEQAIEPIPEVGGKWQSDYAAGIGRKGEKFVVIFDLAKLMANDEIPEGRDTSRAA, from the coding sequence ATGGCCGCAACCTCGCAATATCTGACGCTCGGGCTCGCCGGCGAGACGTTCGGCATCAGCATCCGCAATGTCCGGGAAATTCTCGATATGCGGCCGATCTCACGGCTGCCACATGCGCCGAATTTCCTGCTCGGCATGATCGACGTGCGCGGGAGCGGCTATCCGATCGTCGACCTCCGCACCAAGCTCGGCCTGCCGACCGTGGAGGCGACTGAAGCGACCCGCATCATCATCCTCGACGTGCCGATGAAGGATCGCCTGGTCGGCGTCGGCTTCGTCGCCGATTGCGTGTTCGAGGTCACCGACATCGACGAGCAGGCGATCGAGCCCATCCCCGAAGTCGGCGGCAAATGGCAGTCCGACTATGCCGCCGGCATCGGCCGCAAGGGTGAGAAATTCGTCGTCATCTTCGATCTCGCCAAGCTGATGGCGAACGACGAGATCCCTGAAGGGCGCGATACGTCGCGCGCCGCCTGA